The Paenibacillus sp. FSL R7-0345 DNA segment CACAACTCCAGTCTAAGCTTGTCCGAGGTTGTCCCTGATCAGTAACATGGCCTTTTAGTTGTTGTAAGAACAAGGGCGCGTGCTTTCACTGCCGCCGGAGGGCGGGCTGCTCATAATGGTTTGGATTATAGCATGGAATAAATGCCCGTACAATACTCTTGTTCAAACCATTGCACTATTTTTCACGAGTGACACTGCCATTCTGTCATGAAAATAAGGCGGCGTGTAAGCATATTGCTATATTTTGCTGAAGGAGCTGCCGGATTTGGCTGATCTTCAGGACAAGTATGGCGTATACAGAAATAAATAAGAGGAATCGTGTGAATTCTAGAGAGAAAGGATGATTAACTCGTGTTAATTAGCCAAAATGGTCAAATATACACTGTGCAAACGTTTTAACAATTAACATTACTGTTGTATTATGAATTTATGAATGAAGCGCTTTCTAGAACTTGTTGAAGCGTATTCAGAAGGATGGTTAGCAGACACATACATTTTTTTTGAAACTTCTGAAATCGTTTGCGCATGTTCTGCAGCATCATCTTAATCACAAAAGCGATATACAAATCGGGAGGGGTTAAAGTAATGAAGTTGAAACAACTCATGGTCATCACCGCAGCAGTCTCAATGGCAGCGTCCATTACCGCATGCGGCTCCGGCAACAACAATAACGGGGGAAATGCAGCAGCGACGAATGCGCCTGCAGATACTGCAGCCACTAACGCACCTGCTACAAACAGCGGTGAAGCTGTAAGCGGTGAGGTTCTGCCTGAAGATGGCGCATCGCTGGTTGTCTGGGAAAGTAAAGAAGAAAGAAAGTTTGCTGAAGAAGTTGCTAAGCAGTTCACAGAGAAATACAATGTTCCGGTTAAGATTGAGGAAATTCCGCCGCCAGATCAGGTGGGCAAACTGACTCAGGACGGACCTTCCGGACTGGCAGCAGACGTTATTCTGATCCCGCACGATAACCTTGGTAAAGCCGCAAGCGCAAGCCTGCTGCTGCCAAATGATATTTTTGCCGAGCAGACCAAAGCTGAGAATACCAAAGCTTCAATCGTAGGCTCCTCCTATGACGGTGAGCTGTACGGATACCCAAGAGCGGCTGAAACGTATGCGCTCTACTACAACAAGACACTGCTGCCTGAAGCACCGAAAACCTTTGATGACGTTCTGGCATTCAGCAAAACTTTCACTAATAAAGACCAGAACAAATACGGCATTATGTGGGAAGTCGGCAACATGTACTACGGCTACACCTTCATTGCCACTACCGGCGGCTACCTGTTCGGTAAAGACGGTACTGACAAGGATGACATCGGTTTGAATAACGAAGGTGCTATCGAAGGTCTGACTGCATTCGCCAAGCTGAAAGAAGCACTGCCGATCAAGAGCGGTGATATCAGCGCTGACATTAAACGCAGCTTGTTCACTACCGGCGATGTAGCGATGGACATCACCGGTCCTTGGGAACTTGCAGCATATAAAGAAGCACTTGGCGACAACCTGGGTGTTGCTCCGGTTCCAACGATTAATGGCAAACCGGCCAT contains these protein-coding regions:
- a CDS encoding maltose ABC transporter substrate-binding protein codes for the protein MKLKQLMVITAAVSMAASITACGSGNNNNGGNAAATNAPADTAATNAPATNSGEAVSGEVLPEDGASLVVWESKEERKFAEEVAKQFTEKYNVPVKIEEIPPPDQVGKLTQDGPSGLAADVILIPHDNLGKAASASLLLPNDIFAEQTKAENTKASIVGSSYDGELYGYPRAAETYALYYNKTLLPEAPKTFDDVLAFSKTFTNKDQNKYGIMWEVGNMYYGYTFIATTGGYLFGKDGTDKDDIGLNNEGAIEGLTAFAKLKEALPIKSGDISADIKRSLFTTGDVAMDITGPWELAAYKEALGDNLGVAPVPTINGKPAITFSGIKIFGVNAYTQYPNAAKLYARFASSKDSQLTLNKLVGSIPTNNEALADPQITGDPYVSAFAEQAKSSQPMPSIPEMGNVWAPVNAALPEIWDNNADPKAAMDKAVQQIKDLNNGAQ